In one Lolium rigidum isolate FL_2022 chromosome 3, APGP_CSIRO_Lrig_0.1, whole genome shotgun sequence genomic region, the following are encoded:
- the LOC124696156 gene encoding uncharacterized protein DDB_G0286299-like → MITMRTQLAPALLLLLVLLAAAAPLVPALTPQEIRHRRLNGANKLYVMSADPAAYAGEKTSAPESKEAAPKDAVQKTSYVMGAGVEPKPESKSDEKVLEAKINAEVKQMRKEAAHDDAVAEKNDQKVLEAKINAEVKQMRKEAAHDDAVAEKKAKEFKSKPKNTTDDAEDHAKEKKSESKLDYSVDADGEKKEKKSKNKDDDDDEKKEKKSKSKSEDDDDDEKKEKKSKSKSDDYTDDTEKKVKDKDKDEDDDEKKEKKSKSKEDDSEEKKEKKSKEKNKDEDFDAVPIETKADESMPAADTPDGYATPAKKTPPRLPAAANAADTPDGFVTPSKAKPAMSATDSPDGYVTPSKAKPAMSATESPDGYVTPSKAKPAMSATDSPDGYVTPSKAKPAMSATDSPDGYVTPSKAKPAMSATESPDGYVTPSKAKPAMSATDSPDGYVTPSKAKPAMSATDSPDGYVPATDSPDGNVPASDSPDGYAVPFKKPKLDVQSFEEMVPRPVLDMLSPVVKSLCAKTRFPYTCEMSIAKLPETTVVPARQKDGLGVLNLAIDAVRAKIMEATKVAKDMTADPSVDQITKSAIKDCITLYDDVKTSYDTGLAALKRGDKSTATTAFDSARTYVDTCDNGFLDRPALKPVIAGQEKILAELSSNVLAINKYM, encoded by the exons ATGATCACGATGAGGACGCAGCTCGCTCCGGCGCTgcttctcctcctcgtcctcctagcTGCGGCGGCGCCGCTCGTGCCGGCGTTGACCCCTCAGGAAATCAGGCACAGGAGGTTAAATGGTGCCAACAAGCTCTATGTCATGAGCGCCGACCCTGCCGCTTATGCCGGCGAGAAGACATCGGCGCCGGAAAGCAAGGAGGCAGCCCCTAAGGATGCTGTCCAGAAGACGAGCTATGTTATGGGTGCCGGCGTTGAGCCGAAACCCGAAAGTAAGAGCGATGAGAAGGTTTTAGAGGCCAAGATCAACGCTGAAGTCAAACAAATGAGGAAGGAAGCTGCCCACGATGATGCCGTCGCTGAGAAGAACGATCAGAAGGTTTTAGAGGCCAAGATCAACGCGGAAGTCAAACAAATGAGGAAGGAAGCTGCCCACGATGATGCCGTCGCTGAGAAGAAAGCCAAAGAGTTCAAGAGCAAACCAAAAAACACAACCGACGACGCAGAGGATCATGCCAAAGAGAAGAAATCTGAGAGTAAGCTCGACTATTCGGTGGACGCCGatggcgagaagaaagagaagaaatcgAAGAacaaggacgacgacgatgatgagaagaaggagaagaaatctAAAAGTAagagcgaggacgacgacgatgatgagaagaaggagaagaaatccAAAAGCAAAAGCGACGACTACACGGATGACACCGAGAAGAAAGTCAAAGACAAGGacaaggacgaggatgatgatgagaagaaagagaagaaatccAAGAGCAAAGAGGATGATTCCGaggagaagaaagaaaagaaatccaAAGAAAAGAACAAGGACGAAGATTTTGATGCTGTCCCCATAGAGACCAAGGCTGACGAATCTATGCCGGCGGCGGACACACCCGACGGGTACGCGACGCCGGCGAAGAAGACACCGCCACGGTTGCCGGCAGCCGCCAATG CGGCCGACACACCCGACGGCTTTGTGACGCCGAGCAAGGCTAAGCCGGCGATGTCGGCGACCGACTCGCCCGACGGCTACGTGACGCCGAGCAAGGCTAAGCCGGCGATGTCGGCGACCGAATCGCCCGACGGCTACGTGACGCCGAGCAAGGCTAAGCCGGCGATGTCGGCGACCGACTCGCCCGACGGCTACGTGACGCCGAGCAAGGCTAAGCCGGCGATGTCGGCGACCGACTCGCCCGACGGCTACGTGACGCCGAGCAAGGCTAAGCCGGCGATGTCGGCGACCGAATCGCCCGACGGCTACGTGACGCCGAGCAAGGCTAAGCCGGCGATGTCGGCGACCGACTCGCCCGACGGCTACGTGACGCCGAGCAAGGCTAAGCCGGCGATGTCGGCGACCGACTCGCCCGACGGCTACGTCCCGGCGACCGACTCTCCCGACGGCAACGTTCCGGCGTCCGACTCGCCCGACGGCTACGCCGTGCCGTTTAAAAAGCCAAAGCTGGACGTGCAGTCCTTCGAGGAGATGGTGCCGCGGCCGGTGCTCGACATGCTGAGCCCTGTGGTGAAGTCCCTGTGCGCCAAGACGAGATTCCCCTACACGTGCGAGATGTCGATCGCGAAGCTgccggagacgaccgttgtgccgGCGCGGCAGAAGGACGGCCTGGGCGTGCTGAACCTCGCCATAGACGCCGTGCGCGCCAAGATCATGGAGGCGACTAAAGTGGCCAAGGACATGACCGCGGACCCAAGCGTGGACCAGATCACCAAGAGCGCCATCAAAGACTGCATCACGCTGTACGACGACGTAAAAACCAGCTACGACACGGGGCTGGCGGCGCTGAAGCGCGGCGACAAGTCGACGGCGACCACCGCGTTCGACTCGGCGAGGACCTACGTGGACACCTGCGACAACGGCTTCCTCGACCGCCCGGCGCTCAAGCCCGTCATTGCCGGCCAGGAGAAGATCCTCGCGGAGCTCTCCAGCAACGTCCTCGCCATCAACAAATACATGTAA
- the LOC124699092 gene encoding uncharacterized protein LOC124699092 isoform X1, translating into MCQDAIDCFHVLQANWLLPQESRCGPGAVPVTMSQRAGETVSYLFSPAPSMASSRRICWVTTTRSTDGAWINTDKTLPASLFSSKKKERRKVGLSDVGTAPRRRSAARPASPASAQERRWCTEVILEVDQSAAVTGRLEASGSEPILHLLFSSQNHLIGLGGEASHLGLCSPVFSATMFLSRDGKTSTAAPMLPGPIYMDPARSGNLTSAMKELTLCCTNPSKGTTSLATCYFPIRSCRIQSSNVQICLRWKNKEIKKRLSNIS; encoded by the exons ATGTGCCAAGATGCCATCGATTGTTTCCATGTGCTCCAGGCGAATTGGCTCCTTCCTCAAGAATCAAGATGTGGCCCTGGCGCCGTGCCTGTCACCATGTCGCAACGTGCCGGTGAGACGGTGAGCTACCTCTTCTCACCAGCACCATCAATGGCTTCGTCGCGCCGTATATGCTGGGTCACAACGACAAGGTCAACAGACGGGGCCTGGATCAACACTGACAAGACCCTCCCGGCAAGCCTCTTCAGCAGCAAGAAGAAGGAGCGCAGGAAGGTCGGCCTTTCCGACGTCGGCACTG CACCAAGAAGAAGGAGCGCAGCAAGGCCGGCGTCTCCAGCGTCGGCACAG GAGAGGAGATGGTGTACTGAGGTGATTCTTGAAGTAGATCAGTCTGCTGCTGTTACTGGAAGGCTGGAAGCCAGTGGTTCAGAACCTATTCTCCATCTGTTATTTTCATCACAGAACCACCTAATCGGTTTG GGAGGGGAGGCAAGCCACTTGGGGTTATGTTCTCCTGTCTTCTCAGCTACTATGTTCCTGAGCCGCGATGGGAAGACTAGCACGGCTGCTCCCATGTTGCCAGGCCCAATATACATGGACCCTGCAAGAAGCGGCAACTTAACTTCAGCGATGAAAGAATTGACCCTCTGCTGCACTAATCCTTCCAAGGGAACAACATCGCTTGCAACATGCTATTTTCCTATACGCAGTTGCAGAATCCAATCTTCCAACGTCCAGATATGTTTGAG GTGGAAAAACAAGGAAATTAAGAAAAGGTTGAGCAATATCAGTTGA
- the LOC124699092 gene encoding uncharacterized protein LOC124699092 isoform X2 — MCQDAIDCFHVLQANWLLPQESRCGPGAVPVTMSQRAGETVSYLFSPAPSMASSRRICWVTTTRSTDGAWINTDKTLPASLFSSKKKERRKVGLSDVGTAPRRRSAARPASPASAQERRWCTEVILEVDQSAAVTGRLEASGSEPILHLLFSSQNHLIGRGGKPLGVMFSCLLSYYVPEPRWED; from the exons ATGTGCCAAGATGCCATCGATTGTTTCCATGTGCTCCAGGCGAATTGGCTCCTTCCTCAAGAATCAAGATGTGGCCCTGGCGCCGTGCCTGTCACCATGTCGCAACGTGCCGGTGAGACGGTGAGCTACCTCTTCTCACCAGCACCATCAATGGCTTCGTCGCGCCGTATATGCTGGGTCACAACGACAAGGTCAACAGACGGGGCCTGGATCAACACTGACAAGACCCTCCCGGCAAGCCTCTTCAGCAGCAAGAAGAAGGAGCGCAGGAAGGTCGGCCTTTCCGACGTCGGCACTG CACCAAGAAGAAGGAGCGCAGCAAGGCCGGCGTCTCCAGCGTCGGCACAG GAGAGGAGATGGTGTACTGAGGTGATTCTTGAAGTAGATCAGTCTGCTGCTGTTACTGGAAGGCTGGAAGCCAGTGGTTCAGAACCTATTCTCCATCTGTTATTTTCATCACAGAACCACCTAATCG GGAGGGGAGGCAAGCCACTTGGGGTTATGTTCTCCTGTCTTCTCAGCTACTATGTTCCTGAGCCGCGATGGGAAGACTAG
- the LOC124699092 gene encoding uncharacterized protein LOC124699092 isoform X3, translating to MCQDAIDCFHVLQANWLLPQESRCGPGAVPVTMSQRAGETVSYLFSPAPSMASSRRICWVTTTRSTDGAWINTDKTLPASLFSSKKKERRKVGLSDVGTAPRRRSAARPASPASAQERRWCTEVILEVDQSAAVTGRLEASGSEPILHLLFSSQNHLIAFREGRQATWGYVLLSSQLLCS from the exons ATGTGCCAAGATGCCATCGATTGTTTCCATGTGCTCCAGGCGAATTGGCTCCTTCCTCAAGAATCAAGATGTGGCCCTGGCGCCGTGCCTGTCACCATGTCGCAACGTGCCGGTGAGACGGTGAGCTACCTCTTCTCACCAGCACCATCAATGGCTTCGTCGCGCCGTATATGCTGGGTCACAACGACAAGGTCAACAGACGGGGCCTGGATCAACACTGACAAGACCCTCCCGGCAAGCCTCTTCAGCAGCAAGAAGAAGGAGCGCAGGAAGGTCGGCCTTTCCGACGTCGGCACTG CACCAAGAAGAAGGAGCGCAGCAAGGCCGGCGTCTCCAGCGTCGGCACAG GAGAGGAGATGGTGTACTGAGGTGATTCTTGAAGTAGATCAGTCTGCTGCTGTTACTGGAAGGCTGGAAGCCAGTGGTTCAGAACCTATTCTCCATCTGTTATTTTCATCACAGAACCACCTAATCG CATTTAGGGAGGGGAGGCAAGCCACTTGGGGTTATGTTCTCCTGTCTTCTCAGCTACTATGTTCCTGA